One genomic window of Pecten maximus chromosome 3, xPecMax1.1, whole genome shotgun sequence includes the following:
- the LOC117322830 gene encoding tauPI-stichotoxin-Hcr2b-like yields MVPDVSLKFILRSDQPLSTFPQVKQPEMETAMLKVFLLLVLINVTMGGWGPYPRTEICTAPPETGPCIAYFRRFFHVNGFCLPFVYGGCEGNANNHETFQDCLQACVLLRPSRPFY; encoded by the exons ATGGTCCCCGACGTCTCGCTGAAGTTTATTTTGAGAAGTGATCAACCCTTGTCGACATTTCCACAGGTAAAACAACCAG AAATGGAGACGGCAATGTTAAAAGTTTTTCTGCTGTTAGTTTTAATCAACGTAACGATGGGAGGATGGGGGCCTTATCCCCGGACCGAAA TTTGCACGGCGCCCCCAGAGACTGGACCCTGTATTGCATATTTTAGACGTTTTTTCCATGTCAATGGATTTTGTCTTCCTTTTGTGTACGGCGGATGTGAAGGAAATGCCAACAACCACGAGACCTTCCAAGATTGTTTACAAGCATGCGTTTTACTAAGACCATCAAGGCCGTTTTattaa